The following proteins are co-located in the Manihot esculenta cultivar AM560-2 chromosome 9, M.esculenta_v8, whole genome shotgun sequence genome:
- the LOC122721244 gene encoding putative disease resistance protein RGA1 isoform X2: MAESFLFSIAESVLGKLGSLALEEFFLAWGLESDLEKIKENLKVIKAVLLDAEQQSSQNPRVEIWLENLKQVLYDAEDVVDEFKCEDLAGNTTPKVCRFFSSSNPLAFRFRMGHKLKQIRERVDEIAALKSKFGLTERIFYGPVIHREREMTHSFVDASNVIGRDQARDNIIEMLQHIDGENVCIVPIVGIGGLGKTTLAKLVYNDQRVATLFELKLWVCVSDVFELDKVIIKILNSASPDKKYLDMGIDQLQRSLREALNERKYLLILDDVWSEDPRKWLELKALLMGGANGSKIVVTTRSNRVAEIMGTVSPQNLSLLPHRDCLSLFFKYAFKEYEVQQNPNLTTIGEEIVRKCKGVPLAVITLGSLLYSVTDEREWKFIRDSEIWELKQKENDILPALRLSYEHLPSYLKRCFAYCSIFPKDYQLDDITLVYLWMANGLVQSSNENQELEDVGFRYFKELCSRCFFQDFSEHYGIVKCKMHDLIHDLALSITQNECSMFLDSTQQIAKSVRHVSFSHPESLPKDVPKTLQNLECMRTIWFINERREGISSEMFIKTCCSKFQYLRVFDLTYSSFEELPASIGNLKHLKYLNLCMNSNIKRLPNSICKLQSLQVLLLFGCRDLQELPKDIRCMINLRWLWITTRQKYFPTGGIGCLKSLRFLFITGCHKLEYLFEDMQGLKKLRRLVISGCRRLISLPQSIKCLTTLDTLCIGDCENLDLRMEEGEETQFSLQILVLGWLPKIVDFPEWLIRGSTNSLKVLEVERCNNLRALPNCLQNMASHPEVRIIDCPKLNNNPLRIAEAGRSTSLS; this comes from the exons ATGGCCGAATCTTTTCTCTTCAGCATTGCAGAAAGTGTTCTTGGGAAGTTGGGCTCTCTTGCTCTGGAAGAATTCTTCTTGGCATGGGGACTTGAAAGCGATCTTGAGAAGATTAAGGAGAACTTGAAGGTCATCAAAGCCGTGCTTTTGGATGCAGAGCAGCAGTCGTCGCAGAATCCACGGGTAGAGATTTGGCTGGAGAATCTCAAACAAGTCCTATATGATGCAGAAGATGTGGTGGATGAGTTTAAATGTGAAGATTTGGCTGGGAACACCACTCCAAAGGTATGCCGATTCTTTTCTAGCTCTAATCCACTTGCGTTCCGATTTAGAATGGGACATAAACTCAAGCAGATTAGAGAGAGGGTAGATGAAATCGCAGCTCTTAAGTCCAAGTTTGGTCTTACTGAGCGAATTTTTTATGGGCCTGTCATTCATAGGGAGAGGGAGATGACCCACTCCTTTGTAGATGCTTCTAATGTCATTGGGAGAGATCAAGCTAGAGATAACATTATTGAAATGTTGCAACATATTGATGGTGAAAATGTCTGCATTGTTCCAATTGTTGGAATTGGAGGTCTTGGGAAGACCACACTTGCTAAATTGGTGTATAATGATCAAAGGGTAGCTACtctttttgagttgaaattaTGGGTCTGTGTTTCAGATGTCTTTGAATTAGATAAGGTGATTATTAAAATTCTTAACTCTGCATCTCCTGATAAGAAATATTTGGATATGGGTATAGACCAGCTGCAAAGATCCTTGCGAGAAgctttgaatgaaagaaaatatttactCATCCTAGATGATGTGTGGAGTGAGGACCCTAGAAAATGGCTTGAACTGAAAGCTTTGTTAATGGGAGGTGCTAATGGAAGTAAAATTGTAGTCACCACTCGTAGCAATCGTGTTGCTGAAATCATGGGCACAGTCTCTCCCCAAAATTTGAGTCTTCTTCCACATCGAGATTGTTTGTCTTTGTTCTTTAAATATGCATTTAAAGAATATGAAGTACAACAAAATCCAAATTTGACAACAATTGGGGAAGAAATAGTGAGAAAATGCAAAGGAGTTCCGCTAGCAGTCATAACTTTAGGGTCGTTGCTCTACTCTGTAACTGATGAACGTGAGTGGAAATTTATAAGAGATAGTGAGATATGGGAATTAAAGCAGAAGGAAAATGATATTTTGCCTGCTTTAAGATTGAGCTATGAACATTTGCCATCTTACTTAAAAAGATGCTTTGCATATTGTTCAATTTTTCCCAAGGATTATCAATTGGACGATATTACATTGGTTTATTTGTGGATGGCAAATGGACTTGTTCAATCTTCCAATGAGAATCAAGAGTTAGAAGATGTTGGCTTTCGCTACTttaaagagttgtgttctaggTGTTTCTTCCAAGATTTTTCTGAACATTATGGTATTGTTAAGTGTAAAATGCATGATCTAATACATGATCTAGCATTATCCATTACACAAAATGAATGCTCAATGTTTCTCGACAGCACTCAACAGATTGCCAAGAGTGTTCGACATGTATCTTTTTCCCATCCTGAATCACTTCCGAAAGATGTTCCTAAAACCTTACAAAACTTGGAATGCATGCGGACCATTTGGTTTATAAATGAAAGAAGAGAGGGAATAAGCAGTGAAATGTTCATTAAGACATGTTGCTCAAAATTTCAGTACTTGAGAGTCTTTGATTTGACTTATTCAAGCTTTGAGGAGCTGCCAGCAAGTATAGGCAATTTGAAGCATTTGAAATATCTTAATTTATGTATGAACTCTAACATCAAAAGACTCCCTAATTCAATATGTAAGTTACAAAGCTTGCAGGTTCTACTTCTCTTTGGATGTAGGGATCTTCAAGAGTTGCCCAAAGATATAAGGTGCATGATTAACCTCAGATGGCTTTGGATAACTACGCGTCAGAAGTATTTTCCAACGGGTGGAATAGGTTGCTTGAAGTCTCTTCGATTTCTTTTCATCACTGGATGTCACAAACTGGAATATTTGTTTGAAGACATGCAAGGTCTCAAAAAACTTCGAAGACTGGTCATCTCTGGTTGTAGAAGATTGATCTCTTTGCCACAAAGTATAAAATGCCTAACAACATTAGATACTCTTTGTATTGGTGATTGTGAAAACCTGGATTTGAGAATGGAGGAGGGAGAAGAAACGCAATTCAGCCTCCAAATATTAGTGTTAGGATGGTTGCCAAAAATTGTGGACTTTCCAGAATGGCTTATTCGAGGATCTACCAATAGTTTAAAAGTGTTGGAAGTTGAACGCTGCAACAACCTCAGAGCATTGCCAAATTGCCTACAGAACATGGCGTCACATCCAGAGGTTCGAATCATAGATTGTCCAAAGCTAAACAATAATCCTTTACGAATAGCTG AGGCTGGTCGAAGCACATCCCTGAGTTGA
- the LOC122721244 gene encoding putative disease resistance protein RGA1 isoform X3, whose amino-acid sequence MAESFLFSIAESVLGKLGSLALEEFFLAWGLESDLEKIKENLKVIKAVLLDAEQQSSQNPRVEIWLENLKQVLYDAEDVVDEFKCEDLAGNTTPKVCRFFSSSNPLAFRFRMGHKLKQIRERVDEIAALKSKFGLTERIFYGPVIHREREMTHSFVDASNVIGRDQARDNIIEMLQHIDGENVCIVPIVGIGGLGKTTLAKLVYNDQRVATLFELKLWVCVSDVFELDKVIIKILNSASPDKKYLDMGIDQLQRSLREALNERKYLLILDDVWSEDPRKWLELKALLMGGANGSKIVVTTRSNRVAEIMGTVSPQNLSLLPHRDCLSLFFKYAFKEYEVQQNPNLTTIGEEIVRKCKGVPLAVITLGSLLYSVTDEREWKFIRDSEIWELKQKENDILPALRLSYEHLPSYLKRCFAYCSIFPKDYQLDDITLVYLWMANGLVQSSNENQELEDVGFRYFKELCSRCFFQDFSEHYGIVKCKMHDLIHDLALSITQNECSMFLDSTQQIAKSVRHVSFSHPESLPKDVPKTLQNLECMRTIWFINERREGISSEMFIKTCCSKFQYLRVFDLTYSSFEELPASIGNLKHLKYLNLCMNSNIKRLPNSICKLQSLQVLLLFGCRDLQELPKDIRCMINLRWLWITTRQKYFPTGGIGCLKSLRFLFITGCHKLEYLFEDMQGLKKLRRLVISGCRRLISLPQSIKCLTTLDTLCIGDCENLDLRMEEGEETQFSLQILVLGWLPKIVDFPEWLIRGSTNSLKVLEVERCNNLRALPNCLQNMASHPERLVEAHP is encoded by the exons ATGGCCGAATCTTTTCTCTTCAGCATTGCAGAAAGTGTTCTTGGGAAGTTGGGCTCTCTTGCTCTGGAAGAATTCTTCTTGGCATGGGGACTTGAAAGCGATCTTGAGAAGATTAAGGAGAACTTGAAGGTCATCAAAGCCGTGCTTTTGGATGCAGAGCAGCAGTCGTCGCAGAATCCACGGGTAGAGATTTGGCTGGAGAATCTCAAACAAGTCCTATATGATGCAGAAGATGTGGTGGATGAGTTTAAATGTGAAGATTTGGCTGGGAACACCACTCCAAAGGTATGCCGATTCTTTTCTAGCTCTAATCCACTTGCGTTCCGATTTAGAATGGGACATAAACTCAAGCAGATTAGAGAGAGGGTAGATGAAATCGCAGCTCTTAAGTCCAAGTTTGGTCTTACTGAGCGAATTTTTTATGGGCCTGTCATTCATAGGGAGAGGGAGATGACCCACTCCTTTGTAGATGCTTCTAATGTCATTGGGAGAGATCAAGCTAGAGATAACATTATTGAAATGTTGCAACATATTGATGGTGAAAATGTCTGCATTGTTCCAATTGTTGGAATTGGAGGTCTTGGGAAGACCACACTTGCTAAATTGGTGTATAATGATCAAAGGGTAGCTACtctttttgagttgaaattaTGGGTCTGTGTTTCAGATGTCTTTGAATTAGATAAGGTGATTATTAAAATTCTTAACTCTGCATCTCCTGATAAGAAATATTTGGATATGGGTATAGACCAGCTGCAAAGATCCTTGCGAGAAgctttgaatgaaagaaaatatttactCATCCTAGATGATGTGTGGAGTGAGGACCCTAGAAAATGGCTTGAACTGAAAGCTTTGTTAATGGGAGGTGCTAATGGAAGTAAAATTGTAGTCACCACTCGTAGCAATCGTGTTGCTGAAATCATGGGCACAGTCTCTCCCCAAAATTTGAGTCTTCTTCCACATCGAGATTGTTTGTCTTTGTTCTTTAAATATGCATTTAAAGAATATGAAGTACAACAAAATCCAAATTTGACAACAATTGGGGAAGAAATAGTGAGAAAATGCAAAGGAGTTCCGCTAGCAGTCATAACTTTAGGGTCGTTGCTCTACTCTGTAACTGATGAACGTGAGTGGAAATTTATAAGAGATAGTGAGATATGGGAATTAAAGCAGAAGGAAAATGATATTTTGCCTGCTTTAAGATTGAGCTATGAACATTTGCCATCTTACTTAAAAAGATGCTTTGCATATTGTTCAATTTTTCCCAAGGATTATCAATTGGACGATATTACATTGGTTTATTTGTGGATGGCAAATGGACTTGTTCAATCTTCCAATGAGAATCAAGAGTTAGAAGATGTTGGCTTTCGCTACTttaaagagttgtgttctaggTGTTTCTTCCAAGATTTTTCTGAACATTATGGTATTGTTAAGTGTAAAATGCATGATCTAATACATGATCTAGCATTATCCATTACACAAAATGAATGCTCAATGTTTCTCGACAGCACTCAACAGATTGCCAAGAGTGTTCGACATGTATCTTTTTCCCATCCTGAATCACTTCCGAAAGATGTTCCTAAAACCTTACAAAACTTGGAATGCATGCGGACCATTTGGTTTATAAATGAAAGAAGAGAGGGAATAAGCAGTGAAATGTTCATTAAGACATGTTGCTCAAAATTTCAGTACTTGAGAGTCTTTGATTTGACTTATTCAAGCTTTGAGGAGCTGCCAGCAAGTATAGGCAATTTGAAGCATTTGAAATATCTTAATTTATGTATGAACTCTAACATCAAAAGACTCCCTAATTCAATATGTAAGTTACAAAGCTTGCAGGTTCTACTTCTCTTTGGATGTAGGGATCTTCAAGAGTTGCCCAAAGATATAAGGTGCATGATTAACCTCAGATGGCTTTGGATAACTACGCGTCAGAAGTATTTTCCAACGGGTGGAATAGGTTGCTTGAAGTCTCTTCGATTTCTTTTCATCACTGGATGTCACAAACTGGAATATTTGTTTGAAGACATGCAAGGTCTCAAAAAACTTCGAAGACTGGTCATCTCTGGTTGTAGAAGATTGATCTCTTTGCCACAAAGTATAAAATGCCTAACAACATTAGATACTCTTTGTATTGGTGATTGTGAAAACCTGGATTTGAGAATGGAGGAGGGAGAAGAAACGCAATTCAGCCTCCAAATATTAGTGTTAGGATGGTTGCCAAAAATTGTGGACTTTCCAGAATGGCTTATTCGAGGATCTACCAATAGTTTAAAAGTGTTGGAAGTTGAACGCTGCAACAACCTCAGAGCATTGCCAAATTGCCTACAGAACATGGCGTCACATCCAGAG AGGCTGGTCGAAGCACATCCCTGA
- the LOC122721244 gene encoding putative disease resistance protein RGA1 isoform X1 has product MAESFLFSIAESVLGKLGSLALEEFFLAWGLESDLEKIKENLKVIKAVLLDAEQQSSQNPRVEIWLENLKQVLYDAEDVVDEFKCEDLAGNTTPKVCRFFSSSNPLAFRFRMGHKLKQIRERVDEIAALKSKFGLTERIFYGPVIHREREMTHSFVDASNVIGRDQARDNIIEMLQHIDGENVCIVPIVGIGGLGKTTLAKLVYNDQRVATLFELKLWVCVSDVFELDKVIIKILNSASPDKKYLDMGIDQLQRSLREALNERKYLLILDDVWSEDPRKWLELKALLMGGANGSKIVVTTRSNRVAEIMGTVSPQNLSLLPHRDCLSLFFKYAFKEYEVQQNPNLTTIGEEIVRKCKGVPLAVITLGSLLYSVTDEREWKFIRDSEIWELKQKENDILPALRLSYEHLPSYLKRCFAYCSIFPKDYQLDDITLVYLWMANGLVQSSNENQELEDVGFRYFKELCSRCFFQDFSEHYGIVKCKMHDLIHDLALSITQNECSMFLDSTQQIAKSVRHVSFSHPESLPKDVPKTLQNLECMRTIWFINERREGISSEMFIKTCCSKFQYLRVFDLTYSSFEELPASIGNLKHLKYLNLCMNSNIKRLPNSICKLQSLQVLLLFGCRDLQELPKDIRCMINLRWLWITTRQKYFPTGGIGCLKSLRFLFITGCHKLEYLFEDMQGLKKLRRLVISGCRRLISLPQSIKCLTTLDTLCIGDCENLDLRMEEGEETQFSLQILVLGWLPKIVDFPEWLIRGSTNSLKVLEVERCNNLRALPNCLQNMASHPEVRIIDCPKLNNNPLRIAEEAGRSTSLS; this is encoded by the exons ATGGCCGAATCTTTTCTCTTCAGCATTGCAGAAAGTGTTCTTGGGAAGTTGGGCTCTCTTGCTCTGGAAGAATTCTTCTTGGCATGGGGACTTGAAAGCGATCTTGAGAAGATTAAGGAGAACTTGAAGGTCATCAAAGCCGTGCTTTTGGATGCAGAGCAGCAGTCGTCGCAGAATCCACGGGTAGAGATTTGGCTGGAGAATCTCAAACAAGTCCTATATGATGCAGAAGATGTGGTGGATGAGTTTAAATGTGAAGATTTGGCTGGGAACACCACTCCAAAGGTATGCCGATTCTTTTCTAGCTCTAATCCACTTGCGTTCCGATTTAGAATGGGACATAAACTCAAGCAGATTAGAGAGAGGGTAGATGAAATCGCAGCTCTTAAGTCCAAGTTTGGTCTTACTGAGCGAATTTTTTATGGGCCTGTCATTCATAGGGAGAGGGAGATGACCCACTCCTTTGTAGATGCTTCTAATGTCATTGGGAGAGATCAAGCTAGAGATAACATTATTGAAATGTTGCAACATATTGATGGTGAAAATGTCTGCATTGTTCCAATTGTTGGAATTGGAGGTCTTGGGAAGACCACACTTGCTAAATTGGTGTATAATGATCAAAGGGTAGCTACtctttttgagttgaaattaTGGGTCTGTGTTTCAGATGTCTTTGAATTAGATAAGGTGATTATTAAAATTCTTAACTCTGCATCTCCTGATAAGAAATATTTGGATATGGGTATAGACCAGCTGCAAAGATCCTTGCGAGAAgctttgaatgaaagaaaatatttactCATCCTAGATGATGTGTGGAGTGAGGACCCTAGAAAATGGCTTGAACTGAAAGCTTTGTTAATGGGAGGTGCTAATGGAAGTAAAATTGTAGTCACCACTCGTAGCAATCGTGTTGCTGAAATCATGGGCACAGTCTCTCCCCAAAATTTGAGTCTTCTTCCACATCGAGATTGTTTGTCTTTGTTCTTTAAATATGCATTTAAAGAATATGAAGTACAACAAAATCCAAATTTGACAACAATTGGGGAAGAAATAGTGAGAAAATGCAAAGGAGTTCCGCTAGCAGTCATAACTTTAGGGTCGTTGCTCTACTCTGTAACTGATGAACGTGAGTGGAAATTTATAAGAGATAGTGAGATATGGGAATTAAAGCAGAAGGAAAATGATATTTTGCCTGCTTTAAGATTGAGCTATGAACATTTGCCATCTTACTTAAAAAGATGCTTTGCATATTGTTCAATTTTTCCCAAGGATTATCAATTGGACGATATTACATTGGTTTATTTGTGGATGGCAAATGGACTTGTTCAATCTTCCAATGAGAATCAAGAGTTAGAAGATGTTGGCTTTCGCTACTttaaagagttgtgttctaggTGTTTCTTCCAAGATTTTTCTGAACATTATGGTATTGTTAAGTGTAAAATGCATGATCTAATACATGATCTAGCATTATCCATTACACAAAATGAATGCTCAATGTTTCTCGACAGCACTCAACAGATTGCCAAGAGTGTTCGACATGTATCTTTTTCCCATCCTGAATCACTTCCGAAAGATGTTCCTAAAACCTTACAAAACTTGGAATGCATGCGGACCATTTGGTTTATAAATGAAAGAAGAGAGGGAATAAGCAGTGAAATGTTCATTAAGACATGTTGCTCAAAATTTCAGTACTTGAGAGTCTTTGATTTGACTTATTCAAGCTTTGAGGAGCTGCCAGCAAGTATAGGCAATTTGAAGCATTTGAAATATCTTAATTTATGTATGAACTCTAACATCAAAAGACTCCCTAATTCAATATGTAAGTTACAAAGCTTGCAGGTTCTACTTCTCTTTGGATGTAGGGATCTTCAAGAGTTGCCCAAAGATATAAGGTGCATGATTAACCTCAGATGGCTTTGGATAACTACGCGTCAGAAGTATTTTCCAACGGGTGGAATAGGTTGCTTGAAGTCTCTTCGATTTCTTTTCATCACTGGATGTCACAAACTGGAATATTTGTTTGAAGACATGCAAGGTCTCAAAAAACTTCGAAGACTGGTCATCTCTGGTTGTAGAAGATTGATCTCTTTGCCACAAAGTATAAAATGCCTAACAACATTAGATACTCTTTGTATTGGTGATTGTGAAAACCTGGATTTGAGAATGGAGGAGGGAGAAGAAACGCAATTCAGCCTCCAAATATTAGTGTTAGGATGGTTGCCAAAAATTGTGGACTTTCCAGAATGGCTTATTCGAGGATCTACCAATAGTTTAAAAGTGTTGGAAGTTGAACGCTGCAACAACCTCAGAGCATTGCCAAATTGCCTACAGAACATGGCGTCACATCCAGAGGTTCGAATCATAGATTGTCCAAAGCTAAACAATAATCCTTTACGAATAGCTG AAGAGGCTGGTCGAAGCACATCCCTGAGTTGA